The following coding sequences lie in one Kribbella sp. NBC_00709 genomic window:
- a CDS encoding sialidase family protein, with the protein MRPSNMRRSAILGVISLMGSLALVATPATAAPSAVAVHNPLLKEVLAEEEEPDPDNPAQSALCQSYLGHPNPYGNPAPNVDQIVGDTVVPVGSQAGCSAAQNETTIAVNPRNPRNIVAGANDYRLFNARENRNDSASFAYTSFDGGHSWKNVAIPGLTVTAGGTGAFSWFDGSGDPVVAFGPGNTVYFASLVFSRFAPLGGQDATGIVVNVSHDGGLHWGGPHVVAMNGVTADGTPAVTHIFNDKPWLAADPSNGRVYVTWTKFTYDNDDNYLESPIMESASVDLGSHFGIPVRIPPSLTGFPGGITPYDQGSNPQVGNDGQLYVAYEASVCATAACDGAGDRDATVVATSTDHGRTFRHAIVDTNYDFPDTLTGENFRLNSYPQLAYDRVNEKLTVVWSDDRNGLYDATTGASVRTNGDNVVSASGNGKNWSRPLVIGTPQDEFFSAVAARDGKVAIASYTRHYDRNGINLDYAYWAASGTQSLSRAATQRITTVPENPQVQFLAVEPDGTEVQGVFIGDYSAVAIGNDLRIHPCWTDFRGRPGVNTPNQDAYTQSIQLKR; encoded by the coding sequence GTGAGGCCGTCAAACATGCGCCGGTCGGCGATCCTTGGTGTCATCAGCCTGATGGGGTCGCTCGCACTGGTAGCTACGCCCGCCACCGCCGCCCCGAGCGCCGTCGCGGTGCACAACCCGTTGCTGAAGGAAGTGCTGGCGGAGGAAGAGGAACCGGACCCGGACAACCCGGCGCAGTCTGCGCTGTGCCAGTCGTACCTCGGTCATCCGAACCCGTACGGGAACCCGGCGCCGAACGTCGACCAGATCGTCGGAGACACGGTAGTCCCGGTGGGCTCCCAGGCCGGGTGCAGTGCGGCGCAGAACGAGACCACGATCGCGGTCAACCCACGGAACCCACGCAACATCGTTGCCGGCGCCAACGACTACCGGCTGTTCAACGCCCGCGAGAACCGCAACGACAGCGCCAGCTTCGCGTACACGTCGTTCGACGGCGGGCACAGCTGGAAGAACGTGGCGATCCCCGGCCTGACCGTCACCGCGGGTGGGACCGGCGCGTTCAGCTGGTTCGACGGGTCCGGTGACCCGGTCGTCGCCTTCGGGCCGGGCAACACGGTGTACTTCGCCAGCTTGGTGTTCAGCCGCTTCGCACCGCTCGGTGGGCAGGACGCGACCGGGATCGTCGTCAACGTTTCCCACGACGGCGGCCTGCACTGGGGCGGTCCGCACGTCGTCGCGATGAACGGTGTCACCGCGGACGGCACGCCCGCGGTGACCCACATCTTCAACGACAAGCCGTGGCTCGCCGCAGATCCGTCCAACGGCCGGGTTTACGTGACCTGGACCAAGTTCACCTACGACAACGACGACAACTATCTCGAGTCGCCGATCATGGAGTCGGCCAGCGTCGACTTGGGTTCGCATTTCGGGATACCGGTCCGGATCCCGCCTTCGCTGACCGGCTTCCCTGGCGGCATCACGCCGTACGACCAGGGCTCGAACCCGCAGGTCGGCAACGACGGGCAGCTGTACGTCGCCTACGAGGCGTCGGTCTGCGCGACTGCCGCGTGTGACGGCGCGGGCGATCGGGACGCCACGGTGGTGGCCACCTCGACCGACCACGGCCGGACGTTCCGGCACGCGATCGTCGACACCAACTACGACTTTCCGGACACGCTGACCGGGGAGAACTTCCGGCTGAACAGCTACCCGCAGCTGGCCTACGACCGGGTCAACGAGAAGCTGACCGTGGTCTGGTCCGACGACCGCAACGGCCTTTACGACGCGACCACCGGAGCGTCCGTCCGCACCAACGGCGACAACGTGGTGTCCGCGTCGGGCAACGGCAAGAACTGGTCCCGTCCGCTGGTGATCGGCACGCCACAGGACGAGTTCTTCAGCGCGGTCGCGGCGCGCGACGGCAAGGTCGCGATCGCATCGTACACGAGGCACTACGACCGCAACGGGATCAACCTCGACTATGCGTACTGGGCCGCCTCCGGCACCCAGTCCCTCAGCCGAGCCGCCACCCAGCGGATCACCACTGTGCCGGAGAACCCGCAGGTCCAGTTCCTCGCCGTCGAACCTGACGGCACCGAGGTCCAGGGCGTGTTCATCGGCGACTACTCAGCGGTGGCCATCGGCAACGACCTCCGCATCCACCCGTGCTGGACCGACTTCCGCGGCCGGCCCGGCGTGAACACCCCGAACCAGGACGCCTACACCCAGAGCATCCAGCTCAAACGCTGA
- the glnA gene encoding type I glutamate--ammonia ligase, translating to MFSSAEELLAYVKDEGIEIIDVRFSDLPGIMQHFTVPVSSFGPEVFEEGLMFDGSSVRGFQQIHESDMKLLPDPTTAFLDTFRGTKTLAINFFVHDPLTGEAYSRDPRNIARKAQEYLKSTGIADTAFFAPEAEFYVFDDVRFETKANTGYYAIDSVAGAWNTGRVEDGGNRGYKVRYKGGYFPVAPTDHFGELRDDITLALEKAGLVVERAHHEVGTAGQAEINFRFDELLKTADNLMKFKYIVKNTAWAAGKTATFMPKPIFGDNGSGMHVHQSLFSNGDALFYDESGYGGLSDIARWYIGGLLKHAPSLLAFTNPTVNSYHRLVPGFEAPVNLVYSQRNRSACIRIPITGSNPKAKRIEFRCPDPSANPYLAFSAQLLAGLDGIRNKIEPADPVDKDLYELPPEEHKGIAQVPTSLPAVIDSLEADHAFLLEGDVFTSDLIETWIDLKREQEIAPIQLRPHPHEFELYYDV from the coding sequence ATGTTTTCCAGCGCTGAGGAGCTGCTCGCCTACGTCAAGGACGAGGGCATCGAGATCATCGATGTCCGGTTCTCCGACCTGCCGGGCATCATGCAGCACTTCACCGTCCCGGTGTCGTCGTTCGGGCCCGAGGTCTTCGAAGAGGGCCTGATGTTCGACGGTTCGTCGGTACGCGGGTTCCAGCAGATCCACGAATCGGACATGAAGCTGCTGCCCGACCCGACCACGGCCTTCCTCGACACGTTCCGCGGGACGAAGACGCTGGCCATCAACTTCTTCGTGCACGACCCGCTCACCGGCGAGGCGTACTCGCGCGACCCGCGCAACATCGCCCGCAAGGCGCAGGAGTACCTGAAGTCGACCGGCATCGCGGACACCGCGTTCTTCGCGCCCGAGGCCGAGTTCTACGTCTTCGACGACGTCCGGTTCGAGACCAAGGCCAACACCGGGTACTACGCCATCGACTCGGTCGCCGGCGCCTGGAACACCGGCCGGGTCGAGGACGGCGGCAACCGCGGCTACAAGGTCCGCTACAAGGGCGGCTACTTCCCGGTCGCGCCGACCGACCACTTCGGCGAGCTGCGGGACGACATCACGCTGGCGCTGGAGAAGGCCGGCCTGGTCGTCGAGCGCGCGCACCACGAGGTCGGCACCGCGGGTCAGGCGGAGATCAACTTCCGCTTCGACGAGCTGCTGAAGACCGCCGACAACCTGATGAAGTTCAAGTACATCGTCAAGAACACCGCCTGGGCGGCCGGCAAGACGGCGACCTTCATGCCGAAGCCGATCTTCGGCGACAACGGCTCCGGGATGCACGTCCACCAGTCGCTGTTCTCCAACGGTGACGCCCTGTTCTACGACGAGTCCGGGTACGGCGGCCTGTCGGACATCGCCCGCTGGTACATCGGCGGCCTGCTCAAGCACGCCCCGTCGCTGCTGGCCTTCACCAACCCGACGGTGAACTCCTACCACCGCCTGGTGCCGGGCTTCGAGGCGCCGGTCAACCTGGTCTACTCGCAGCGCAACCGCTCGGCCTGCATCCGGATCCCGATCACCGGGTCGAACCCGAAGGCGAAGCGGATCGAGTTCCGCTGCCCCGACCCGTCGGCGAACCCGTACCTGGCCTTCTCGGCGCAGCTGCTGGCCGGCCTGGACGGCATCCGCAACAAGATCGAGCCGGCCGACCCGGTCGACAAGGACCTGTACGAGCTGCCGCCCGAGGAGCACAAGGGCATCGCCCAGGTGCCCACCTCGCTGCCGGCCGTGATCGACTCCCTCGAGGCCGACCACGCCTTCCTGCTCGAGGGCGACGTCTTCACCTCCGACCTGATCGAAACCTGGATCGACCTCAAGCGCGAGCAGGAAATCGCCCCGATCCAGCTCCGCCCCCACCCGCACGAGTTCGAGCTCTACTACGACGTCTGA
- a CDS encoding RDD family protein, with the protein MASSAQPGTGPTQEFRFPGNRLGLPEDGPGSVAGWGRRLLALLLDWLIAGLIASVVVGKPMWAGGNDYNTSHLAIFFVVTAVLTGLAGGTIGHRICALRLLNLKNKDVPQVGLLGGLIRSFLICLLIPAVIFDRDHRGLHDLAAKTIVVRR; encoded by the coding sequence ATGGCATCGTCGGCGCAGCCGGGCACAGGACCCACCCAAGAATTCCGTTTTCCGGGCAACCGGCTGGGTCTGCCCGAGGACGGCCCGGGGTCGGTGGCCGGCTGGGGCCGCCGCCTGCTCGCGCTGCTGCTCGACTGGCTGATCGCCGGCCTGATCGCGTCGGTCGTGGTCGGCAAGCCGATGTGGGCGGGCGGCAACGACTACAACACCTCGCATCTGGCGATCTTCTTCGTGGTGACCGCGGTCCTGACCGGACTGGCCGGCGGCACCATCGGTCACCGGATCTGCGCGCTGCGCCTGCTCAACCTGAAGAACAAGGACGTTCCGCAGGTCGGACTGCTCGGGGGACTGATCAGGTCGTTCCTGATCTGCCTGCTGATCCCGGCCGTGATCTTCGACCGTGACCACCGCGGGCTCCACGACCTCGCCGCCAAGACGATCGTCGTACGGCGTTAG
- a CDS encoding cyclopropane-fatty-acyl-phospholipid synthase family protein, whose amino-acid sequence MTDLMPPVHRRVHQPAAETWPTLARPRSNPVRRYGAATAIKLIAKDLPATIHLDSNRSYGLGSTSGGPAMRVHRTSAFLDRLGHDAGSGFGEAYLAGDWDPEPGTDLADLLVPFAERFNNDETRHLLPKWAQSLRWLVTRSQPGDQENDRAGARENISRHYDLSNAMFAEFLDPTLTYSAAYFGSADPTADLATASYDELSQAQLRKLDSILDAAGVQSGSRVLDIGCGWASLAIRAAQRGAWVTAITIASQQALLAQRRIADAGVGDRVQVALRDYRDQIGEFDAVLSVEMIEAVGEKYWPVYFEAIERRLAPGGVGVVQAIVMPHERMLATRNTFTWVQKYIFPGGLIPSIKVIEDVTAQHTGLRADVVRHLGADYARTLRVWRNRFIERWPAIAALGFDDTFGRMWEFYLAYSEAGFRTGYLDDVQLRLTRR is encoded by the coding sequence ATGACGGATCTGATGCCGCCAGTGCACCGACGCGTGCACCAACCGGCGGCCGAGACGTGGCCGACGCTGGCGCGGCCACGCTCGAATCCGGTCCGCAGGTACGGCGCGGCCACCGCGATCAAGCTGATCGCCAAGGACCTGCCGGCCACGATCCACCTCGACAGCAACCGCTCGTACGGGCTGGGTTCGACATCGGGCGGGCCGGCGATGCGGGTGCACCGGACGTCGGCGTTCCTGGACCGGCTCGGGCACGACGCGGGATCCGGGTTCGGCGAGGCGTACCTGGCCGGCGACTGGGACCCGGAGCCGGGCACCGACCTGGCCGACCTGCTGGTTCCGTTCGCGGAGCGGTTCAACAACGACGAGACCCGGCATCTGCTGCCGAAGTGGGCGCAGTCGCTGCGCTGGCTGGTCACCCGCTCGCAGCCGGGCGACCAGGAGAACGACCGGGCCGGCGCCCGCGAGAACATCAGCCGGCACTACGACCTGAGCAACGCGATGTTCGCCGAGTTCCTCGATCCGACGCTGACCTATTCGGCGGCGTACTTCGGCTCGGCCGATCCGACGGCAGACCTGGCGACCGCGTCGTACGACGAACTGTCCCAGGCCCAGCTGCGCAAGCTCGACTCGATCCTCGATGCGGCCGGGGTCCAGTCCGGATCGCGGGTGCTCGACATCGGGTGCGGCTGGGCGAGTCTCGCGATCCGCGCCGCGCAGCGTGGCGCCTGGGTGACGGCGATCACCATCGCCTCGCAGCAGGCTCTGCTGGCTCAGCGCAGGATCGCGGATGCGGGCGTCGGCGACCGGGTGCAGGTCGCGCTGAGGGACTACCGGGACCAGATCGGCGAGTTCGACGCCGTGCTGAGCGTGGAGATGATCGAGGCAGTCGGCGAGAAGTACTGGCCGGTGTACTTCGAGGCGATCGAGCGACGGCTCGCACCGGGCGGCGTCGGCGTCGTCCAGGCGATCGTGATGCCGCACGAGCGGATGCTGGCGACCCGGAACACGTTCACCTGGGTGCAGAAGTACATCTTCCCCGGCGGCCTGATCCCGTCGATCAAGGTGATCGAGGACGTCACCGCACAGCACACCGGCCTGCGCGCCGACGTCGTGCGGCACCTCGGCGCGGACTACGCGCGCACGCTGCGGGTCTGGCGGAACCGTTTCATCGAGCGCTGGCCGGCGATCGCCGCGCTCGGCTTCGACGACACGTTCGGGCGGATGTGGGAGTTCTACCTGGCGTACTCCGAGGCGGGCTTCCGCACCGGCTACCTGGACGACGTACAGCTGCGGCTCACGCGCCGGTGA
- a CDS encoding DUF4191 domain-containing protein encodes MAKNDAPEEKTSRLKQIVSAYKLTQKSDPTVGLVLAGIFLGIVGLAVLGGFLVGPLVVWIPLGVALGFLAATLVFGRKVEKAAYSQIEGQAGAAASALQTLRRGWNVTPAVAVTKNADIVHRVVGRPGIILVGEGQASRVKNLLTAEAKKHNRVAGGAPVTQIVAGQGEGEIDIRKLTKHVMKLPAVLQPSEITDLLQRLKALDAVRPQVPMPKGPVPSSLKGARQAMRGR; translated from the coding sequence ATGGCCAAGAACGACGCGCCCGAAGAGAAGACCAGCCGGCTCAAGCAGATCGTTTCGGCGTACAAGCTGACCCAGAAGTCCGACCCGACGGTCGGACTGGTGCTCGCCGGGATCTTCCTCGGCATCGTCGGGCTGGCCGTCCTGGGCGGCTTCCTGGTCGGGCCGCTGGTGGTGTGGATCCCGCTGGGTGTCGCGCTCGGCTTCCTGGCCGCGACGCTCGTGTTCGGCCGCAAGGTCGAGAAGGCGGCGTACAGCCAGATCGAGGGCCAGGCCGGTGCAGCCGCCTCGGCGCTGCAGACGCTGCGCCGCGGCTGGAACGTGACGCCCGCGGTCGCCGTCACCAAGAACGCCGACATCGTCCACCGCGTGGTCGGCCGGCCCGGGATCATCCTGGTCGGCGAGGGGCAGGCCAGCCGGGTGAAGAACCTGCTGACGGCCGAGGCGAAGAAGCACAACCGGGTGGCCGGCGGCGCGCCGGTGACCCAGATCGTCGCCGGTCAGGGCGAAGGCGAGATCGACATCCGCAAGCTGACCAAGCACGTCATGAAGCTGCCTGCGGTGCTGCAGCCCTCGGAGATCACCGACCTGCTGCAGCGGCTGAAGGCGCTGGACGCGGTCCGGCCGCAGGTGCCGATGCCCAAGGGTCCGGTGCCGAGCAGCCTGAAGGGCGCCCGCCAGGCGATGCGGGGACGGTAA
- the lipA gene encoding lipoyl synthase, whose translation MTIAPEGRKLLRLEVRNAETPIERKPEWIKTRAKMGPEYQALQKLVKSEGLHTVCQEAGCPNIFECWEDREATFLIGGDQCTRRCDFCQIDTGKPEALDRDEPRRVAESVRTMGLRYATVTGVARDDLDDGGAWLYAETIRQIHELNPGTGVEMLAPDFNAVPEQLAEVFSSRPEVFAHNVETVPRIFRRIRPGFRYERSLDVITQARDYGLVTKSNLILGMGETRDEVSQALKDLHAAGCEIITITQYLRPSVRHHPVERWVKPEEFVELDAEAQEIGFAGVMSGPLVRSSYRAGRLYRQAVESRMNNQDR comes from the coding sequence GTGACCATCGCCCCAGAAGGACGGAAACTGCTCAGGCTCGAGGTGCGCAACGCGGAGACCCCGATCGAGCGCAAACCCGAGTGGATCAAGACCCGCGCCAAGATGGGCCCGGAGTACCAGGCACTACAGAAATTGGTGAAGTCCGAAGGACTGCACACGGTGTGCCAGGAAGCCGGCTGCCCGAACATCTTCGAGTGCTGGGAGGACCGCGAGGCCACGTTCCTCATCGGTGGCGACCAGTGCACGCGGCGTTGTGACTTCTGCCAGATCGACACTGGCAAGCCGGAAGCGCTGGACCGCGACGAGCCGCGCCGGGTGGCCGAATCGGTCCGGACCATGGGCCTGCGGTACGCGACCGTGACCGGCGTCGCCCGCGACGACCTGGACGACGGCGGCGCCTGGCTGTACGCCGAGACCATCCGGCAGATCCACGAGCTCAACCCGGGCACCGGTGTCGAGATGCTCGCGCCCGACTTCAACGCCGTACCGGAGCAGCTGGCCGAGGTGTTCTCGTCCCGGCCGGAGGTGTTCGCGCACAACGTCGAGACCGTGCCGCGGATCTTCCGCCGGATCCGGCCCGGCTTCCGCTACGAGCGGTCGCTGGACGTCATCACCCAGGCCCGCGACTACGGCCTGGTCACCAAATCCAACCTGATCCTCGGCATGGGCGAGACCCGCGACGAGGTCAGCCAGGCACTGAAGGACCTGCACGCAGCCGGCTGCGAGATCATCACGATCACGCAGTACCTGCGTCCCTCGGTGCGGCACCACCCGGTCGAGCGCTGGGTCAAGCCCGAGGAGTTCGTCGAGCTGGACGCCGAGGCGCAGGAGATCGGTTTCGCCGGAGTCATGTCCGGACCGCTGGTACGGTCCTCGTACCGCGCCGGACGCTTGTACCGTCAGGCCGTTGAGTCACGTATGAACAACCAGGACAGGTAG
- a CDS encoding sensor histidine kinase yields MSTLELGTTSSGAEPGTPLATGTTVRGWVRPGPTARERRTDVLLGLGMAVAAVLGTELARGSATMPVHLGIGGVEAYVLSAAVALPLCFRRRYPIPVVLAVAVLFVVNGERVTFAFAGNLVTQATMFMAIYAAVAWARDRRLMKASVTLVFLAMFGWLTINFVRALRNNEIEGPNHGLLSPYVSSVLLTLALNALYFFGAYFWGRTAWGIARQRHELEEQAVELAAQQEANARRAVIDERLRISRELHDVVAHHISSIGVQAGGARRVMDTDPDAAKNALNVIEESSRSAVNEMRQLLGMLRAADPDVDVTAPDPKAPQAGADRLPALISEVNGQGLEVGFHQIGPPAELPKTVSVSVYRIAQEALANVRKHSTARSAHLTLRYLGDTVELEVLDDGRPKHAPVGSRLGHVGIRERVGLLGGESEIGPRPVGGFRVRVRIPLDHPMLDQPTSGGPDD; encoded by the coding sequence ATGTCCACGCTTGAGCTCGGTACGACGTCTTCGGGCGCTGAACCGGGGACACCACTTGCCACCGGGACGACGGTCCGCGGCTGGGTGCGACCCGGCCCGACGGCGCGGGAGCGGCGTACCGACGTGTTGCTGGGGCTCGGGATGGCGGTTGCCGCGGTGCTCGGGACCGAGCTGGCCCGCGGGTCCGCGACGATGCCGGTGCACCTCGGGATCGGCGGGGTCGAGGCGTATGTGCTGAGCGCCGCGGTCGCCCTGCCGCTGTGTTTCCGCCGCCGGTACCCGATCCCGGTCGTGCTGGCCGTCGCGGTGCTGTTCGTGGTCAACGGCGAGCGGGTCACCTTCGCCTTCGCCGGGAACCTGGTGACGCAGGCCACCATGTTCATGGCCATCTACGCCGCGGTCGCCTGGGCACGGGACCGGCGGCTGATGAAGGCGTCGGTGACGCTGGTCTTCCTGGCGATGTTCGGCTGGCTCACGATCAATTTCGTCCGGGCGCTGCGCAACAACGAGATCGAGGGGCCGAACCACGGGCTGCTCTCGCCGTACGTCTCGAGTGTTCTCCTGACCCTGGCGCTGAATGCTCTCTATTTCTTCGGCGCCTATTTCTGGGGCCGGACCGCGTGGGGCATCGCGCGGCAGCGGCACGAGCTGGAGGAACAGGCGGTCGAACTCGCCGCCCAGCAGGAGGCGAACGCCCGGCGCGCGGTGATCGACGAGCGGCTGCGGATCTCCCGTGAACTGCACGATGTGGTTGCCCACCACATCAGCAGCATCGGCGTCCAGGCCGGCGGCGCCCGACGGGTGATGGACACCGACCCGGACGCCGCGAAGAACGCGCTGAACGTGATCGAGGAGTCCAGCCGGAGCGCCGTGAACGAGATGCGGCAGCTGCTCGGCATGCTCCGCGCGGCGGATCCCGACGTCGACGTCACCGCCCCGGACCCGAAGGCGCCGCAGGCCGGCGCCGACCGGCTGCCCGCGCTGATCTCAGAGGTGAACGGCCAGGGTCTGGAGGTCGGATTCCATCAGATCGGTCCGCCGGCCGAGCTGCCGAAGACGGTGTCCGTGTCGGTGTACCGGATCGCCCAGGAGGCGCTCGCGAACGTCCGGAAGCACTCGACGGCCCGCAGCGCCCACCTCACACTGCGTTATCTCGGTGACACTGTGGAGCTCGAGGTACTCGACGACGGCCGCCCGAAGCACGCGCCGGTGGGCAGCCGGCTCGGCCACGTCGGCATCCGCGAACGGGTCGGTCTGCTCGGCGGCGAGAGCGAGATCGGCCCGCGGCCCGTGGGAGGATTCCGGGTCCGGGTCCGGATCCCGCTGGACCACCCGATGCTTGATCAACCCACGTCCGGAGGACCCGATGACTGA
- a CDS encoding response regulator transcription factor: MTDPMRVLLVDDQDLVRAGFRMILSVESEIEVVGEASDGEKAIELALALRPDVVLMDVQMPGMDGITATQRIVAEDAGKVVILTTFDRDDYLFESLGAGASGFLLKNTAPEDLVEAIQIVHSGHALLAPEVTRRVIKRFTGGGERVYRPDLLAELTEREREVLGLIARGLTNTEIATQLFVGEATVKTHVSRVLLKLGLRDRVQAVVFAYECGLVTPGDDPSA, encoded by the coding sequence ATGACTGACCCGATGCGGGTCCTGCTGGTGGACGACCAGGACCTGGTCCGCGCCGGCTTCCGCATGATCCTGTCGGTCGAGTCCGAGATCGAGGTGGTCGGTGAGGCATCCGACGGCGAGAAGGCGATCGAGTTGGCGCTGGCGTTGCGCCCGGACGTCGTACTGATGGACGTCCAGATGCCTGGTATGGACGGGATCACCGCGACCCAGCGGATCGTCGCGGAGGACGCCGGGAAGGTGGTCATCCTCACGACCTTCGATCGCGACGACTACCTGTTCGAGTCGCTCGGAGCCGGCGCGAGCGGCTTCCTGCTCAAGAACACGGCACCTGAGGATCTGGTCGAGGCGATTCAGATCGTCCACTCGGGCCACGCGCTGCTCGCGCCCGAGGTGACGCGCCGCGTGATCAAGCGATTCACCGGCGGCGGCGAACGCGTCTACCGGCCGGACCTGCTGGCCGAGCTGACCGAACGCGAGCGCGAGGTCCTCGGCCTGATCGCCCGCGGTCTGACCAATACCGAGATCGCCACCCAGCTGTTCGTCGGCGAGGCCACGGTCAAGACCCACGTCTCCCGGGTGCTGCTCAAGCTCGGTCTGCGCGATCGCGTCCAGGCCGTCGTCTTCGCCTACGAGTGCGGCCTGGTCACCCCAGGAGACGACCCCTCCGCCTAG
- a CDS encoding ABC transporter ATP-binding protein — protein sequence MLRVDGLTRRFGDHLALDDVTFDVVPGRMTGFVGANGAGKTTTMRIILGVLAANAGRVLWNGELLTQEVRRDVGYMPEERGLYPKMKIRDQLVFFGRLHGLDPDRAGERTDKLLDRLGLTERATDVLETLSLGNQQRVQIAAALVHEPIALVLDEPFSGLDPLAVDAMVDLLREEVTPEVPVLFSSHQLDLVERLCDDLVVLSRGKVVAAGSVAELSAGSTTTYRLVVDGDAGWLRDVRGIEVRDVAGGTALFDVLDGAVEQKILQEALSRGPVRQFGPERVALSDVFREATR from the coding sequence ATGCTGAGGGTGGATGGGCTCACCCGGCGGTTCGGTGATCATCTGGCGCTGGACGACGTGACCTTCGACGTCGTACCTGGACGGATGACCGGATTCGTCGGGGCAAACGGGGCCGGCAAGACGACGACGATGCGGATCATCCTCGGTGTCCTGGCCGCGAATGCCGGCCGGGTGCTCTGGAACGGCGAGCTGCTGACCCAGGAGGTACGGCGCGACGTCGGGTACATGCCCGAGGAACGCGGCCTGTACCCGAAGATGAAGATCCGCGACCAACTGGTGTTCTTCGGCCGGCTGCACGGGCTCGACCCGGACCGCGCCGGCGAGCGGACCGACAAGCTGCTCGATCGGCTCGGGCTGACCGAGCGCGCCACCGACGTACTCGAGACGCTGTCACTGGGCAACCAGCAGCGGGTGCAGATCGCGGCCGCGTTGGTGCACGAGCCGATCGCGCTGGTCCTGGACGAGCCGTTCAGCGGCCTCGACCCGCTCGCGGTCGATGCGATGGTCGACCTGCTCCGCGAGGAGGTCACGCCGGAGGTGCCGGTGCTGTTCTCCAGCCACCAGCTCGACCTGGTCGAGCGGTTGTGCGACGACCTCGTCGTACTGTCCCGCGGGAAGGTGGTCGCCGCCGGTTCGGTCGCGGAGCTTTCCGCCGGCTCGACGACGACGTACCGACTGGTCGTGGACGGGGACGCCGGCTGGCTGCGCGACGTGCGCGGTATCGAGGTGCGCGACGTGGCCGGCGGTACGGCGCTGTTCGACGTACTCGACGGTGCGGTCGAGCAGAAAATCCTGCAGGAGGCGCTCAGCCGGGGACCGGTCCGTCAGTTCGGGCCGGAGCGGGTGGCGCTCAGCGACGTCTTCCGGGAGGCGACCCGATGA
- a CDS encoding ABC transporter permease, whose protein sequence is MNVLDRPWALIAEREISTKLRDKTFIGSTLVMLFIVMVAVILPAILAGKGGADKIAVIDDGGSKVVQQASTTMGGDGYEIVRAADRPAAEKLVSDGDAKAALVPATDGYVVVGKDHVDSGIESALREAAAAVGMETNASKAGLTPAQLHAGTKVELQLLKPGPLPDLVSQFVNIGLALVFYMTALGFGMMIAQSVVQEKESRVVEILAAAVPIRSLLWGKVLGNTVLALSQIVVIAGASLIGLLATKQADILEVVAPVAGWFVVFFVLGFVALAGLWAVAGSLATRQEDLGSTTLPGQMILMIPFFFSVFAGSSAKTVASFVPIASSMSMPGRMLTEDVPIWQPLVAIAVLLAATVLIVRLGARLYERTLLQTGRRLGYREALALETS, encoded by the coding sequence ATGAACGTGTTGGACAGGCCGTGGGCGCTGATCGCCGAGCGCGAGATCAGCACGAAGCTCCGGGACAAGACCTTCATCGGCTCGACCCTGGTGATGCTGTTCATCGTGATGGTCGCGGTGATCCTGCCGGCGATCCTCGCGGGCAAGGGCGGGGCGGACAAGATCGCGGTGATCGACGACGGGGGTTCGAAAGTCGTCCAGCAGGCGTCGACGACGATGGGCGGCGACGGCTACGAAATAGTCCGCGCCGCCGACCGGCCTGCCGCGGAAAAGCTCGTCTCCGACGGAGATGCGAAGGCGGCCCTGGTACCGGCAACCGACGGCTACGTCGTCGTCGGCAAGGACCATGTCGACTCGGGCATCGAGAGCGCGCTGCGCGAGGCGGCCGCGGCCGTCGGCATGGAGACCAACGCCTCGAAGGCAGGACTGACTCCTGCGCAGCTGCACGCCGGTACGAAGGTCGAGCTGCAGCTGCTGAAGCCCGGCCCGTTGCCGGACCTCGTCTCGCAGTTCGTCAACATCGGGCTGGCGCTGGTGTTCTACATGACCGCGCTCGGCTTCGGCATGATGATCGCGCAGAGCGTCGTACAGGAGAAGGAGAGCCGGGTCGTCGAGATTCTGGCCGCTGCCGTACCGATCCGGTCGCTGCTGTGGGGCAAGGTGCTCGGCAACACGGTGCTGGCGCTGTCGCAGATCGTGGTGATCGCGGGCGCGTCCCTGATCGGCCTGCTGGCCACCAAACAGGCCGACATCCTCGAGGTGGTCGCGCCGGTGGCCGGCTGGTTCGTGGTGTTCTTCGTGCTCGGATTCGTGGCGCTGGCCGGGCTGTGGGCGGTCGCCGGTTCGCTGGCCACCCGCCAGGAGGACCTCGGATCGACCACGCTGCCGGGGCAGATGATCCTGATGATCCCGTTCTTCTTCTCGGTGTTCGCGGGGTCGTCGGCCAAGACGGTGGCCTCGTTCGTGCCGATCGCGTCGTCGATGTCGATGCCGGGCCGGATGCTGACCGAGGACGTGCCGATCTGGCAGCCGCTGGTCGCGATCGCCGTACTGCTCGCCGCGACCGTGCTGATCGTCCGCCTGGGCGCGCGGCTGTACGAGCGGACGCTGCTGCAGACGGGCCGCCGGCTCGGTTACCGGGAAGCCTTGGCCCTCGAAACGTCGTAG